ATGACAACTGTGGGCTCCCTGTGACCTCCGCAGAGGCCTCCAAGATGGCAGGGGCCAGCTCCAAGTACAGCGACTTTGCCGAGGTGAGGATTAAAAGTAGTGTTTTGTTTAGAATTTGTGCTTTTTCCTCTTCAGAAGTTTCAAACCCAGTTCTTTAAACTCTTTTATGGGGTTGATAACATGTTCAACACGCTTGTAGACTGACTTTCCTTTGTGCTCTGCTTATCTGTTTTGTGCAGCTGTCAAAGGACCATGAAGCTATGACTCACATCCTTTTTGGAAGGAATCTACGACTTCAAGTAGCGAAAACACTATGGCGAAGAAATGCCAGTGAATTAGTGGCCTATTTAATAAGGTAAAACTGTGACATTAtggtgtttattcacatttaagtaataattaatttgtgtttctaATCATCATTTTGTTTCCCCCAGATTTCAAGACACGGGGGTGCTGCTTGACTGCTTACCTGTCTTAACAAAAGAGTGAGTCTCTACTGGgtgtttgatatatatatttatatgtgtgacATATCTTTTATGTTAATATACAACATGCAAAATACCTTTAGTCAGATTGAAGTTACAAACTCTGTAGAAAGTCCTTCATGGCCTttgtcctttgtttgttttcaccttgAAGTGTTTAGCTCATAATTAAAGATAAGCTTATGCATTGAAATCACTTTCTCttcaatgcaaacaaattatCTTTAAAGATTAGAATAAACTCTCATCCATTCACGTATGTTGTAGAGTTACAGGTTTGTAGGTTTCATACTCATCCCTGTAACTTCTTGTCAGCTTGTTTGGATGTTTAATATCGCTGCGTTGGTTTTTATCCAGTTGCCGTCGGAGGCTGAATTTAAACTATTCAGACACATTTTGCTTTCTGCTTTTTCTGTCCACGTTACCGATACACAACTTTCGTTACATTTCTCatctttcatgtgttttgtgtccCATCAGTCTTCAAACTGAAGCACCATGTTTGTCACTTGGCTGCTGTGTTGACCTCCTGCCCCAAGTGAAAGTGATTCTTGCCAGTAAATACGAAGAGTAAGTGGCTCTGTGGGCTTCATACATGTTTAATgatccctgtctctctctgaccttATATCTAAAAGCACTGAGATCAAAGTGATTTTTAGCTTTTGCTGCTTTTAGTCTGGAAGATGACGCATCACTGATCGGAGCTTTTCAACCTTTCTGCTTAATAATTCATGAAGTGAACTGAGAACTTATGAAAACTCTTGGATCAGTGGTGCAATGTCTTCAAtacttaaacaataaaataattaaatgccTTTTGATTCATCACTTCCAAATATAATATGCTAATATTTAACAGTAAATTTAACTAGTGGGTGTGTTTTATCTGCGTTTACAGGCACATCATGGTGGGTTTACACTGGGTTCAATCCGTCATCAGGAAGTGGTGGCCAGAACTTTCAAAGAACCAGAAAAGACTGCGGGACAGTTGTTCAGAAGACAGGTGGGTGCTGCAGGTTtcaatacatgttttattttttaatttattataaactgtgaaatataaatcctcaattacatttctttgtcataaaggtttgataaagTCTTAATCATGGCAAAAATAATCCTATGATTCTGGCTCCACTTTGTAAACCCACCCCATCCTGCACAGCtaatgtttgcatgtttactGCAGGAATATTGAAGTCATGAAGCAGCGGCTGAAGGACGTGTGGAAGGACGGAGCCCGACTATGTTTGATTCCAGGATCGACAGGAGAGCTGGCAAAGGTGAACATGAGTTATATTATAGAACTGAACAGGGAATTTTTCATGATGCAGTAGCTGTGAAAGATTTGTTACAGTTGGAAagttacaaaaacacaaatgtcatttAGCAGTTGTTTAGATATGAAGTGTCGAGCTTTATCTGGTATATTTCTTTGAAAAGTGCTTCTATGTTTGTCCCTGCTATGAACAAAACTAAATGGAAAATAGGTGCAACAGACTGAATCAGCGCCGCCTTGACACATATTATAGAATGAACATTGTGACACAGATGGATCACTGAAGAGTTTTACTACACAAGtgcctctgctgtttgttttcggctctgtttatttttggtGGACACAACCAACCACTCCCGCcctaaaaaaaaactcaccatGAGTCAGCACGAGTtgagtctgtgttgtgttcCCACCTTTACATCCTGTTTGATTTTGAAATTAATAAAACCAGCAGAGAATATTATGATCACAGAGACATTTCAAGAACCTTTGATGTAcctgttattttactttttattgctTAAGATTTAGAATTCagttaattcatttattttcagattaCAAGTGATTTATTATCTTGTGTATATCAGAAGAATCTTGAAAAACGTGTTTTGATGGCCCTGTGATTTATCCCGTGTTGATGATATGTATAAAGGAAGATTCTTTTAATGCATCCAGCCGCAGGATGTGTCACTGGATGTGACAACAACTAACGTGTTATCTCCACGTTGCAGGCCATCGAGGCTTATCTATCACAGCTGCCCTGACAGTCGTCGAGGAAGCGCTCTGAGGATGTGACCACTACTGCCAGATCATGGCTCTGTTTCAAACTGATAATGACACCAGAGAAACGGACTGGTTCGTTCTGCCATGTCAACTCAAACCTCTTACTGGGACTGAACTTGATCATTCAGATGACTCCCTTGGTGAGAGCTGGAGACTCTTAAGGAGGGCTCTGAGAGCCGTTCTGCAAAAGGAGGAAACGTAAAATGACTGCTTCACATTGAAGTGGACCGTCTTGTGAAGGGGCATGTTTAGTGGACCTTAATGAGACCCGGTGTTGCGTCGCTCTATGAAGTGCCAAGCTCTTTGTCTCTCACTGCACCACTCTTTGCCATGGAATGCAAATGCACTTGTGGATGTATTGAATGCTCCGCTCTTGTTGTTTTGAGCCTGGGTTCTCCAGAATCAGGAACTTGAATCTGCTACAGTCTTAAGTTATTAGAGCTCGTTTTCATTTTTTGCCTCTTCCGATGACATTTGACTGTGTAttgtaaactgtaaaaacaaatgattcttttaatcttcttttaaataaatttgataaaaatcaaaactaaaaaaagttgtttttattgtgttgtcgATAAACATAATTGTCATTTTGGAGATGGAATTAAAGCTGTCCAGGTTCAAATAAAGTAGATATTGGTGTTTTAAATTTTGTAAATAAAGCTGACAAACTAAAGCATTTAAAGTAAACGTATATTTGCTTTGGTCGTTCGAAGTGGCTGAACAAGTTAGGAAGGTTCTCGTGTTGGCagttattgacattttttttaataaactttatttaccaAGGCAGGTTTCGTCTTTTCTTGAAGCAAAAGAAAATTGGCagattaaagttttttttaaaaattttataTTAACATATGGGTGGCGCTGTAGCACATATTaacattattttcaaaatgtccctttttagTTTGTAACTGTCTTGTTTTGAGGGGAAAGAATAGGAGgaatttaaaattgtatttaattgataattaaataataatgaattaaaatatttacCATTAAATTACAGTTATGTAATTTATGTTTCCGCATTAAGGTATCAGGCACAGAGCAAACTGTACAAGATGTATAAGACAAAACTACAAACTATAAaagatagaaatataaaatagtatgtgtgtgtgtatatgtacattaAAGGCAATAAATGGCCAGTGACGCCGTCAGTGTCATCGTGTGTTTGTTCAATAAAGTTTTCTATCCTCCCTTCCCCCGGTgacgtcacagcagcagctgatgcaCTGCCTCTTCAGCTGCTTCCCGGAATCCGCCGCTGCTTCCGCTCCGGTTGACGCTTCTTCACCCGGGAtccacttccacttccacaCACAGACGCCATGTTCCACCGGGAGAGGAGCCCgctgctgtggctgctcctGCAGGCCGCGGTCGCCGCGACGTGGTGCTTCACCGACATGGACGCGGGGCCTGGCGGCGCAGGTGTCGCGACGCAGCCCAACGGCGAGAACGGCTTCAAGATCGAGGGCAGGGCCATCGTCCCCGGGGTGAAGACGCAGGACTGGGTGTCCACGGCCCGGGTcctggtggagggagaggagttcGTCGGGTTCTTGAGGTAGGAAAcagcccccccctccacctccacaccgGCTAACTAGCTAGCCTGTTAGCGAGGCTAGCTAGCATTAGCATATATAGCATTAGCACAGCTAGCATTAGCCTGATGCTGCTGTTTGGCAAATGGCAGCGTCAGACTGTCCCAACGAGTCCACAGCTTAATACCAGCGGAACAAACTGGTGCCAACTGGGACAAGGACGTGGAGGTTTGTTCATTAGCTCCCAGCAGCTCAGGAGCGTCATGCTAGGTGTCACCAAAACAAACCTGGGCCCcaggggaagtgtgtgtgtgtttgtgtttgtgtgtgtttgtgagatgtaGAGATGAATATTTCACACTTAACATTCATACTACCTCAATGACTGttcaaataaagttgttatgcAAGGgtggaaatacatttaaaggttcagtgtgtaagatttaggtgaagggGATCTATTGgctgaaattgaatataaaataatcctagtgatgttgtTTTCACTAGTAtgtttcacctaaattgtatttattgttgttttagttACTCTAGAATGgccccttttatatttacatactttatattaacatcgggagtgggtcttctctacggaggctgccatgttttttacaggagcccagactggacaaactaaaccccttttttgagtttttatgacaactgaaggttatcACAGGTTCTCCCTCACGTTTGGaagggggattcagctgcaacacgccacttcaccactagatgtcactaaatcctacacactgaacctttaaacacaaGCGGGGGAAGTCAGCTCATCAGATACAGTTAGCTAAAGCTCATGCAGGCTGATATTGAACTGGATTGAGTTGTTTAGTTGTTTGCCATCGCTGCATGTTTATTAGATTTTATGATATATAAATCTCTAGTCTTGTATTGTAAGTCTTACTCTTGTCAATATCTCCATCAGCACGtacttctttacagtgacagctttgtagtAGTTCTGGTGCCTCGACTTTCATCTCACTCCAGTGAACTTATTCTTGACCAATTTCgaccttttattattcttatgcccgtgtgtttgactgttttgtgtccatcatccat
This window of the Hippoglossus stenolepis isolate QCI-W04-F060 chromosome 20, HSTE1.2, whole genome shotgun sequence genome carries:
- the katnbl1 gene encoding KATNB1-like protein 1, which gives rise to MKQVDIINKDELDKERFQVHYGARSPGPAKRVSSCKRKGGPQVEVGAKLHRRTSDVGRARDPGMANKENELTCPDDVRGLHYNDNCGLPVTSAEASKMAGASSKYSDFAELSKDHEAMTHILFGRNLRLQVAKTLWRRNASELVAYLIRFQDTGVLLDCLPVLTKDLQTEAPCLSLGCCVDLLPQVKVILASKYEEHIMVGLHWVQSVIRKWWPELSKNQKRLRDSCSEDRNIEVMKQRLKDVWKDGARLCLIPGSTGELAKAIEAYLSQLP